The following coding sequences are from one Trypanosoma brucei gambiense DAL972 chromosome 2, complete sequence window:
- a CDS encoding NUP-1 protein, putative, (fragment), whose translation MFSAGDARRYPGFFTRTWTPPPENIGHVRSNRSASSIQGGLTHETPPLLTPRLAAPINVRGLAATDSIPRLNNPLPSPTGLLTNSALVGMSREEPSIMPLLSSKQTAPMGMHPTIFAGRRGLADMSEEERMEYTNRLEGDMTHVHNTLSRAYQLRDDYKNEAARLHRELQDKNHRFDCLLREHSACNDVIYRCKRENEELRQKLDESEGEVRQLRDKLVPVNSQGKYVPSGDERHVGRQEISALEEKNKKLEEELLELTKELERERECIRHHAVAAEMRKSENTSHEEELAQSRYLLQVTRTEIRIYSSFFEKNVKTTKKALGKQYKRETTFTNKTPHCRSKRNICRKCVTNSTGRLRILLHNYYSAKLSKQYNVGHLTHKWRQQTRTKQTQIETTMMKCTECWNYNSTHFNSSSSCSVGKEKRRTSCSKKRAKKYLTSKIFS comes from the coding sequence ATGTTTTCTGCTGGGGACGCACGGCGGTACCCCGGTTTCTTCACACGAACGTGGACTCCACCACCCGAAAATATTGGGCATGTGAGAAGCAACCGAAGCGCCAGCAGCATCCAAGGAGGTTTGACACATGAGACACCGCCGCTGCTCACACCGCGGCTGGCGGCACCAATTAATGTGCGAGGATTGGCCGCAACGGATTCCATACCTCGTCTCAACAATCCTTTACCATCTCCTACGGGGTTGCTGACTAATTCTGCACTCGTCGGCATGTCACGTGAGGAACCCAGCATAATGCCGCTTCTCAGCTCCAAACAAACTGCTCCTATGGGAATGCACCCCACCATCTTCGCTGGGCGTCGGGGCTTGGCGGACATGTCAGAGGAGGAGCGCATGGAGTACACAAATCGCTTGGAGGGAGATATGACTCATGTGCATAATACCCTTAGCCGTGCGTATCAGTTGCGTGATGACTACAAAAATGAGGCTGCACGCCTCCACCGTGAGTTGCAGGACAAAAATCATCGTTTTGATTGCCTTTTGCGCGAGCATAGTGCATGCAACGACGTAATATACCGCTGCAAGCGAGAAAACGAAGAACTGCGTCAAAAACTTGACGAATCGGAAGGGGAGGTGCGACAGCTTAGGGATAAGCTAGTGCCCGTAAATTCACAAGGCAAATATGTCCCATCTGGAGATGAACGACATGTTGGCCGTCAAGAGATAAGTGCGCTTGaagagaagaacaaaaaacttGAGGAAGAACTTCTGGAGCTAACTAAAGAGCTTGAAAGGGAACGTGAGTGTATTAGGCACCACGCTGTCGCTGCagaaatgaggaaaagtgaaaacacGAGTCATGAAGAGGAATTGGCGCAATCAAGGTACCTGTTACAGGTGACACGTACAGAGATAAGGATCTACAGCAGCTTCTTCGAAAAGAACGTGAAGACTACGAAGAAAGCCTTAGGGAAGCAGTACAAGCGCGAAACAACCTTCACCAACAAAACACCGCACTGCAGGAGCAAAAGGAACATTTGCAGGAAATGTGTGACGAACAGCACAGGACGATTGAGGATCTTACTTCACAACTACTACAGCGCAAAACTGAGCAAGCAGTACAACGTGGGGCACCTGACACACAAATGGAGACAACAGACGAGAACAAAACAGACACAAATAGAAACAACGATGATGAAGTGTACAGAATGCTGGAACTACAACAGCACGCACTTCAACAGCAGTTCTTCTTGCTCCGTAGGGAAGGAGAAGCGAAGGACATCCTGCTCCAAAAAGCGAGCGAAGAAATATTTAACCTCCAAAATCTTCAGC
- a CDS encoding dual specificity protein phosphatase, putative, translated as MGAALCTDVVPFTLDDIILIPQKVSKSHLAHDVSPVAVDHFSKFQNNLKAFTFRHRDSSASVNGAAARFDPSHVSALPMDLSQAKIELDDTRVYVLVQVQRQPVSPRNAPTGKATLGSPNMFTPRTLEYPLKDCDMNWRWNDVSPSWASVLSDVFTPRGLATPFSTNIGKPPASLSHAGARLFSRGAGCGTECGDGYNYYYSIYILNGVRAHPSLAAVAAVHAGRLEQALINSKETLQCLFFNCNPSRGEKEAAACGREDSLCASIGDVVGSRRPSRRTSFMGEEYQRNAILRSLLSLRKPAPTASVLGTTPTGGRSQENSSRGKSKRQEGAVLYSFEQYQQQKLKGDPLPLPTTKLSNCLIPPITGARPDVESSARKLPPLETIRSKQSVTDAGGAVKESPLPFTARFPNRTANSQVGSERGPSSAASPCLTPKSSSFMSPRFPVISALRLDGALRQQAGDGGLNDSQINPEHDEIRITEEKLQKLKASSPEATEILPWLFVGGEEAARDRSQLLAKGITSVVNTVAFSIENAHEDIFSYLRLNVSDSPDEPIFSLFPVVNQYIEEARLNGGKTFVHCHQGVSRSCSFVIAYVMWYEGLCYEKAYDYVRARRTVCSPNPGFYVSLLLWQDQLARPVLDKAYAYVPYPDYLFPFSYRLALVFRRQKEQQNGSEEGVHIMNQSVRVLDDKCDEFAMDPRLCYGFLLSGCPTPGGSQEPCTVSHFFVGPECAPAIGQQAKEEWEKFVKYSFYHGTVKTTVNNKGECITYTPLPPLQHPVECLLTPAEVVSAVDSNVYKRGETSCGTLRRLTITLVHDSCWDSLLSRSDMVELFTKYVAEVKQQKQAMSGHKRLREKEQQRDLGKLDVGKSKSSPTPREPIGRSFAASSARVGSHRSLQPRRNEPIEHTVESYQEEKNEGVAEREAGGTTPVSHEMEIFAYPFTGTPVRDIIDATDMEAERAYVIILPRSSSGFEQDGRSSPSHRVFIWIGSRCGIEADEAMDAYRASLKSGNDVRLATGAVLKNPVEEVVYDGEEPDELLLALD; from the coding sequence ATGGGTGCTGCCTTATGCACGGATGTGGTTCCCTTCACGTTGGATGATATAATCCTTATTCCTCAAAAGGTGTCCAAGTCGCACCTCGCACATGACGTCTCGCCTGTGGCGGTGGACCACTTCTCGAAATTTCAAAACAATCTGAAGGCCTTTACATTTCGTCATCGTGATTCCTCGGCGTCAGTTAATGGGGCTGCTGCGCGCTTTGACCCGTCGCATGTTTCTGCTCTACCGATGGATCTCTCTCAGGCAAAAATTGAGCTAGATGATACACGGGTGTATGTTCTTGTTCAAGTGCAACGACAACCTGTCTCACCACGAAATGCCCCGACCGGAAAAGCAACGTTGGGATCCCCAAACATGTTTACACCCCGAACGCTTGAGTATCCGTTAAAAGACTGTGACATGAACTGGCGCTGGAACGATGTTTCGCCGTCGTGGGCTTCCGTGCTGTCGGATGTGTTCACGCCTAGAGGTCTTGCTACCCCGTTTTCTACAAATATTGGCAAGCCCCCCGCATCGCTTTCGCATGCTGGTGCTCGTCTCTTCTCTCGTGGCGCAGGCTGCGGTACGGAATGTGGAGATGGTTACAATTACTACTATAGCATTTATATACTCAACGGTGTTAGGGCCCATCCTTCTCTTGCTGCAGTCGCTGCCGTCCACGCAGGACGCTTGGAGCAAGCTCTTATTAACAGCAAGGAGACCTTGCAATGTTTATTCTTTAACTGCAACCCCAGCCGTGGTGAGAAAGAAGCTGCAGCATGTGGAAGGGAAGATTCGTTGTGCGCTAGCATAGGTGATGTAGTGGGCAGCCGACGGCCATCACGCCGCACGTCGTTTATGGGAGAGGAATACCAGCGAAATGCAATCCTTCGTTCGCTGCTCTCGCTTCGAAAGCCGGCGCCAACTGCTTCAGTGCTGGGGACCACACCGACCGGCGGCAGGTCGCAGGAGAATTCATCTCGCGGAAAGTCAAAGCGCCAGGAGGGTGCCGTGTTATATTCATTTGAACAGtaccagcagcagaaacttAAAGGAGATCCCTTACCACTCCCTACGACAAAGCTTTCAAACTGTTTGATACCGCCTATAACAGGAGCTCGACCAGATGTGGAGAGCAGCGCGAGGAAGCTGCCACCTTTAGAAACAATACGCTCTAAGCAATCGGTTACCGATGCCGGGGGCGCCGTGAAGGAGAGTCCACTTCCTTTCACAGCTCGGTTTCCCAACCGGACTGCTAATTCTCAGGTAGGGAGTGAGCGTGGACCGAGCTCTGCAGCATCTCCATGCCTTACGCCAAAGAGCTCATCCTTCATGTCACCGCGATTCCCCGTCATATCCGCCCTTCGACTGGATGGGGCACTGCGTCAGCAAGCGGGTGACGGCGGCCTGAATGATTCGCAGATTAATCCTGAGCACGACGAAATACGCATAACAGAGGAAAAGCTGCAGAAACTAAAGGCGTCATCACCGGAAGCGACGGAAATTCTTCCGTGGCTTTTTGTGGGAGGTGAGGAGGCAGCGAGGGATCGCTCCCAACTACTGGCAAAAGGCATCACATCCGTCGTAAACACCGTTGCGTTCTCCATTGAAAACGCCCATGAGGATATCTTCAGCTATCTTCGCCTAAATGTGAGCGATTCTCCAGACGAGCCCATCTTCTCGCTATTCCCTGTTGTGAACCAATATATTGAGGAGGCACGCCTTAATGGGGGAAAGACATTCGTTCACTGTCATCAGGGCGTTTCACGGTCATGTTCGTTTGTTATTGCATATGTCATGTGGTATGAAGGGTTATGTTATGAAAAGGCGTATGATTACGTTCGCGCGCGTAGAACGGTTTGCAGTCCTAATCCAGGTTTCTACGTGAGCCTACTGCTTTGGCAAGACCAGCTGGCAAGACCTGTCCTTGACAAGGCATATGCATACGTGCCATATCCCGATTATCTATTTCCCTTCTCCTACCGTCTGGCGTTGGTATTCCGTCGTCAAAAAGAGCAGCAGAACGGAAGTGAAGAGGGCGTTCACATCATGAATCAGTCTGTGCGTGTTTTGGACGATAAGTGTGACGAGTTTGCCATGGATCCTCGGTTATGCTATGGTTTCTTGTTAAGTGGCTGCCCGACACCAGGTGGATCACAAGAGCCATGTACTGTTTCACATTTTTTCGTAGGACCGGAATGTGCTCCTGCCATTGGACAGCAGGCCAAAGAAGAGTGGGAAAAGTTTGTTAAGTATAGCTTTTACCATGGCACAGTAAAGACCACGGTGAATAATAAAGGTGAATGCATAACTTATACGCCTCTTCCACCACTACAGCACCCCGTTGAATGTTTACTGACCCCTGCAGAGGTTGTATCTGCTGTTGATAGTAATGTGTACAAGAGGGGGGAGACCAGCTGCGGCACTTTAAGGCGCTTGACTATTACGTTAGTGCATGACTCCTGCTGGGATAGTTTGTTATCGCGTAGCGATATGGTGGAGCTTTTCACCAAATATGTAGCAGAAgtgaagcaacagaaacaggcCATGTCGGGCCACAAGCGTCTTCGTGAGAAGGAGCAACAACGTGATCTAGGAAAATTGGATGTAGGAAAGAGCAAAAGCTCACCAACGCCACGGGAACCCATCGGACGGAGCTTTGCGGCATCGAGTGCACGGGTGGGAAGTCATCGGTCGTTACAACCACGTCGCAATGAACCAATCGAACATACAGTAGAGAGCTatcaagaggaaaagaatgaaggaGTAGCTGAGCGTGAGGCTGGGGGTACAACACCAGTAAGCCATGAAATGGAAATATTCGCTTACCCTTTTACTGGAACCCCTGTGCGTGATATTATAGATGCCACCGATATGGAAGCAGAGCGCGCTTATGTCATTATTCTTCCGCGTTCCAGCAGTGGGTTTGAGCAGGATGGGAGAAGTTCTCCATCGCATCGTGTTTTCATTTGGATTGGTTCTAGATGTGGCATTGAAGCAGATGAGGCCATGGATGCCTACCGCGCCTCGCTCAAATCAGGAAATGATGTGCGATTAGCCACGGGAGCGGTGCTGAAAAATCCTGTGGAGGAGGTTGTTTACGATGGCGAGGAACCGGATGAACTGTTGCTAGCACTTGATTAA
- a CDS encoding GTP binding protein, putative, giving the protein MHTSSLRLRRRGAGIIGLPNVGKSTLFNALTCNQQAKTGNFPFCTIDANLARVPVADDRLRRLATFSGAHKIVDVEIDLADVAGLIEGASKGAGLGNKFLSDIRPCTILLHMVRCFESARDGFGTPTPLEDVCTIVNELVLADLEAMEKILSKQAKIRKVGDPSLVICQRVVSWLQEGKPAADMSLKTDEERQILQQYNLLSAKPMMFVLNTDESTIASGNRYTHMVESALGSERTCRVCASLEEQTSQLNSREERLLFLKEYGVDTPHGELLLRRAYKLLRLQSFFTIGPQMAHGWTTRVGASAKEASGEIHSDMEQHFHRAKIMPWDKFIEQPNLEAAELKMAYVDATYTMQDGDIMIVEHGASR; this is encoded by the coding sequence ATGCACACTTCGTCATTGCGACTGCGGCGACGTGGTGCTGGAATCATTGGCCTTCCCAATGTTGGAAAGTCTACTCTGTTTAATGCCCTCACCTGCAATCAGCAGGCAAAAACAGGAAATTTCCCATTTTGTACCATAGACGCCAACCTTGCCCGCGTCCCTGTTGCGGATGATCGGCTGCGCCGGCTGGCAACCTTTAGCGGGGCGCATAAAATTGTTGACGTCGAGATCGACCTCGCGGATGTGGCGGGCCTCATTGAGGGGGCGTCAAAAGGCGCAGGTCTTGGAAATAAGTTTCTCAGTGATATTCGGCCATGCACCATTCTTTTGCATATGGTGCGTTGCTTTGAGAGCGCTAGAGATGGATTCGGTACACCAACGCCGCTGGAAGATGTCTGCACTATTGTAAATGAGCTGGTGCTGGCGGATCTGGAAGCAATGGAAAAAATTCTTAGTAAGCAAGCGAAGATACGAAAGGTTGGAGATCCCTCACTGGTGATTTGCCAACGCGTCGTATCATGGTTGCAGGAAGGCAAACCTGCGGCGGATATGTCGTTGAAGACTGACGAAGAGCGTCAGATTTTACAGCAGTACAATCTTCTCTCCGCCAAACCCATGATGTTTGTTCTTAATACAGATGAATCGACTATTGCGAGCGGAAACCGCTACACGCATATGGTTGAGAGTGCGCTTGGCTCTGAACGGACGTGTCGTGTGTGCGCTTCTTTGGAAGAGCAAACATCTCAACTTAACTCCCGCGAGGAGCGGCTTCTCTTTTTGAAAGAATATGGAGTAGATACACCGCATGGCGAATTGCTGCTGCGCCGGGCCTATAAACTACTACGACTGCAGTCCTTCTTCACAATTGGGCCCCAGATGGCTCACGGCTGGACCACACGCGTAGGAGCGTCGGCAAAAGAGGCTAGTGGCGAAATTCACTCCGACATGGAGCAGCACTTTCACCGGGCAAAAATAATGCCATGGGATAAATTTATTGAACAACCAAATCTCGAGGCGGCAGAGCTTAAAATGGCCTATGTGGATGCCACATACACCATGCAAGATGGTGATATTATGATTGTTGAGCATGGAGCCTCGCGATAA
- a CDS encoding paraflagellar rod protein, putative has translation MTQSAQSTTLFQRNKHIYIQEEDKLKDILSDEAFHEKVISWLESTITELDLQFEICDQKLAELQQNISVESGNYWCSKTVIKHCNLHLDVKNISSSGADTEQHATIPEVVHAVSSLQLLKTQPFITPKQKRFIEQCEAELSSVVFEPRELGFISNALRVKLREGSNARSLLGSLAEFQNTIEVLSPDVDKCEQLLEASISNGEMALAEEISERQLKIYERILQLITDQYPIITNHYVESRVNDRRQRWAIFRMADKDITAVIEGKNRQIEACEEDLLKIKEQIENYNNDDTHQRKRYETDRGLSDEFLQKNREQQQGVWNRMFELAREMQQCQVELSKLAQKRRKEIERRLQMEEREAGRRSGHESFLKAVSEHAQKLQNIVTNAIKAKDLATSLNNFVLDGCDTIASKVDKRQNTFSEMLRAIQSHHFKRYSDYYLAASRYLYRKERRLMQLDEEIRDNEIKKELHTESLDVNAKKYVEANKILLLKRRELGHQIVAIRANLDKASEDIEPTLSSLRFAGVEYVHPSEIAKKVNLNRHSTILDYREKVTPSTTFDEKVKVEEEKTLLQIRAAIEQENSERASYRRTQLPMLEAKYRTPLQRQVGALLDRRLNDTPSAGSPSASYPKAVTHPLPGHQKVPGTHGAGGEEPDRAAATLSAKPSHLVSSRRNSLEEMGDGLGGDASTASHGVQLGINDVLRVEGRSLRALYPYKARAPDELTFDEGEVIVCVSRAQEEGWLKGVCNQRTGLFPINYVAPCDEDD, from the coding sequence ATGACGCAATCAGCTCAATCAACTACCCTCTTTCAGAGGAACAAGCACATTTATATACAAGAGGAGGATAAACTGAAGGACATTCTCTCCGATGAGGCGTTTCACGAGAAGGTTATCTCCTGGCTTGAATCCACTATTACGGAACTTGACCTGCAGTTTGAGATCTGTGATCAAAAATTAGCTGAACTTCAGCAGAACATTTCGGTAGAGTCTGGTAATTACTGGTGTAGCAAGACAGTTATTAAACACTGCAACTTACACTTGGATGTAAAGAACATATCCTCTTCAGGTGCGGACACGGAACAGCATGCGACTATCCCCGAAGTGGTTCACgcagtttcttctcttcaacTGCTCAAAACGCAACCCTTCATCACCCCGAAGCAGAAACGCTTTATTGAACAGTGCGAAGCTGAGCTTAGTAGTGTTGTGTTTGAGCCGCGTGAGTTGGGGTTCATTTCAAATGCCCTCCGAGTTAAACTACGCGAGGGCAGCAATGCGCGCAGTTTGCTGGGCTCGCTCGCCGAGTTTCAAAATACCATTGAAGTTCTTTCCCCTGATGTTGACAAATGTGAGCAACTGCTTGAAGCGAGTATTTCCAACGGTGAAATGGCTCTAGCGGAGGAGATTTCCGAGAGGCAGCTTAAGATATACGAACGCATTCTCCAGCTTATTACCGATCAATATCCCATCATTACAAATCATTACGTCGAATCTCGCGTGAATGATAGGCGACAGCGCTGGGCCATATTTCGTATGGCTGATAAAGATATCACAGCGGTgattgaaggaaaaaacagacaaatcGAAGCATGCGAAGAAGATCTTCTAAAGATAAAGGAACAGATTGAGAATTACAACAACGATGATACACATCAACGTAAACGTTACGAAACGGATCGTGGTCTGTCTGACGAATTTCTTCAGAAAAATagggagcagcagcagggtGTGTGGAATCGTATGTTCGAACTGGCTAGGGAAATGCAGCAGTGCCAAGTCGAGCTTTCGAAGCTGGCACAGAAGCGCCGTAAGGAAATTGAACGGCGACTTCAGATGGAAGAGCGAGAGGCTGGACGTCGAAGCGGCCACGAGTCGTTTCTCAAAGCGGTATCGGAACATGCTCAGAAGTTGCAGAATATTGTTACTAATGCAATAAAGGCTAAGGATCTCGCCACATCATTGAATAACTTTGTTCTTGATGGTTGTGACACTATCGCATCCAAGGTCGACAAGCGGCAGAACACATTCAGTGAGATGCTTCGTGCGATACAGAGCCATCACTTCAAACGCTACTCGGATTATTACCTCGCCGCAAGTCGGTACCTCTACCGCAAGGAGCGGCGCCTGATGCAATTGGATGAGGAGATACGGGACAacgaaataaagaaggaactACATACTGAATCCTTAGATGTCAATGCTAAGAAGTACGTCGAGGCAAACAAAATACTGCTGCTAAAACGAAGGGAACTAGGGCATCAAATTGTGGCTATTCGTGCGAATTTAGATAAAGCGAGTGAGGACATCGAGCCCACACTCTCCTCGCTCCGCTTTGCGGGCGTAGAGTACGTTCACCCGAGCGAAATAGCAAAGAAGGTTAATTTGAACCGTCACTCCACTATTCTGGATTACCGTGAGAAGGTAACACCGTCTACAACGTTTGATGAGAAGGTGAAAgtcgaagaggaaaagacACTTTTACAGATCCGTGCTGCTATTGAGCAGGAGAACAGCGAACGTGCCTCCTACAGACGTACTCAACTTCCTATGCTTGAGGCCAAATACCGAACTCCACTGCAGCGTCAGGTGGGTGCTCTTTTAGATCGTCGGCTCAACGACACACCTTCCGCAGGTTCCCCATCGGCATCGTACCCCAAGGCAGTAACGCATCCCCTTCCAGGACATCAAAAGGTTCCTGGCACACATGGCGCTGGTGGTGAGGAGCCTGATCGTGCAGCTGCTACACTGTCTGCTAAACCGTCTCATCTAGTTTCATCTCGCAGAAATTCACTTGAAGAAATGGGTGATGGACTTGGCGGTGATGCAAGTACTGCCTCACATGGTGTTCAGCTTGGCATAAACGATGTGCTGCGGGTCGAGGGACGTTCATTGCGCGCTTTGTATCCATACAAGGCGCGAGCACCAGATGAGCTAACGTTTGATGAAGGGGAAGTGATTGTGTGCGTAAGTCGTGCTCAGGAAGAGGGTTGGTTGAAAGGTGTGTGCAACCAGCGCACAGGGTTGTTCCCAATCAACTACGTGGCACCCTGTGATGAAGATGATTGA
- a CDS encoding trypanothione synthetase, putative has protein sequence MTKSALADTKEEPHVPFGEIQGYTPCGVPAYSNGHDGFFSGERSIDGNLFCGFKYQCVEFARRWLYEAKGLVLPDVNWAAHIFDLTEVHDASTATPVPCVKVSNGTAAKPVADSLLIYAVNEDAPWGHVAVITEVGDKWVRIADQNHRFHKWKGTYSAELLLKHEGSVWTVEDHAAEGIFVPLGWVTFPSRPNRNPKEPLVLHESLYFKQPEKPFLRRVVFTPENRKTDWLDLTNEAEAEFYKTFGKEATRGGVYESCYYLMNRELYLNCVRYGTQLHSFFLEATKQVLESDDKLRRFRIPEEYWPRIRHSWKTQPHAITGRFDFVFDENTQEFKCFEYNADSASTLLECAVIQEKWANSVGLDDNATRSSGKFMPQTLVRAWEMTGLKGRVHFLVDDDGEERYTALYVMEKAREAGIDAKLCVMFDEFHFDEKGAVVDSDGIPVTAVWKTWMWETAISDHQAAREQRGAEWKPTPKDKVRLCDILLGNNWDIRVFEPMWKLIPSNKAILPIIYNNHPDHPAILPASYELTDELRRTGYAKKPIVGRVGRNVTVTEPDGKVLAESDGNFSNRDMVYQQLFRIPKRGDYYAILGGWMLGDTYSGTGVREDKKLITGLESPFGPVRIQM, from the coding sequence ATGACGAAGTCGGCACTTGCAGACACTAAAGAAGAACCTCACGTTCCCTTTGGTGAGATTCAGGGCTACACCCCTTGTGGCGTACCTGCTTACAGCAACGGACATGATGGCTTTTTTTCGGGAGAGCGCAGTATTGACGGGAATCTTTTCTGCGGTTTCAAATACCAATGTGTAGAATTTGCTCGTCGTTGGTTATATGAGGCCAAAGGGCTTGTTCTTCCAGACGTTAATTGGGCTGCTCACATATTTGATCTAACAGAGGTTCATGACGCAAGCACTGCAACCCCCGTCCCGTGCGTTAAAGTTTCCAACGGAACAGCAGCGAAGCCCGTGGCAGATTCGTTGCTGATTTACGCCGTTAATGAGGATGCGCCATGGGGACATGTTGCGGTTATTACAGAGGTGGGTGACAAATGGGTGCGCATTGCGGACCAAAACCATCGGTTTCATAAGTGGAAGGGGACCTACTCGGCAGAGTTGTTGCTGAAGCACGAAGGAAGTGTGTGGACTGTTGAGGATCATGCAGCAGAGGGAATCTTTGTTCCTCTGGGGTGGGTTACATTCCCTAGTAGGCCAAACCGTAATCCTAAGGAACCATTGGTGTTGCATGAGTCACTTTACTTTAAACAACCAGAGAAGCCTTTCCTTCGTCGCGTTGTTTTCACTCCAGAGAATCGCAAGACTGACTGGCTGGACTTGACAAACGAAGCCGAAGCGGAATTCTACAAAACATTTGGTAAGGAGGCGACTCGAGGAGGGGTGTACGAATCATGTTACTATTTGATGAACAGGGAGTTGTACCTTAACTGCGTCCGTTACGGTACGCAGCTGCATTCATTCTTTCTCGAGGCAACAAAGCAGGTGCTTGAGAGCGACGATAAGTTACGTCGATTTCGCATCCCAGAAGAGTATTGGCCTCGCATCCGGCACTCATGGAAAACTCAGCCCCATGCCATCACGGGGCGGTTTgactttgtttttgatgaaaaCACTCAAGAATTCAAGTGCTTTGAATACAATGCGGACAGCGCGTCGACACTTCTGGAATGTGCTGTAATCCAAGAGAAGTGGGCAAACTCCGTTGGGTTAGACGACAATGCTACAAGAAGCAGCGGGAAATTCATGCCCCAAACACTCGTTCGGGCGTGGGAAATGACGGGGTTGAAGGGGCGTGTGCATTTTCTTGTGGACGACGACGGGGAGGAACGTTATACTGCTTTGTATGTGATGGAGAAGGCTCGAGAGGCTGGTATTGACGCGAAATTGTGCGTCATGTTTGACGAGTTCCATTTCGATGAAAAGGGAGCAGTTGTGGATTCGGACGGCATTCCGGTGACGGCTGTGTGGAAGACGTGGATGTGGGAGACGGCGATCTCTGATCATCAAGCTGCACGAGAGCAGCGTGGCGCGGAGTGGAAGCCCACGCCAAAGGATAAGGTTCGCCTGTGTGATATTCTTCTCGGAAATAACTGGGACATACGTGTCTTTGAGCCTATGTGGAAACTCATTCCCAGCAACAAAGCAATATTGCCCATTATTTATAACAATCACCCCGACCACCCCGCCATACTTCCCGCAAGTTATGAACTCACTGATGAGCTTCGCCGCACCGGCTATGCAAAGAAGCCCATCGTTGGCCGTGTAGGAAGGAATGTGACCGTCACTGAACCTGACGGCAAAGTTCTAGCTGAGTCTGATGGCAACTTCAGTAACCGTGATATGGTGTATCAACAACTTTTCCGCATACCAAAGCGAGGCGATTACTACGCAATTCTCGGGGGCTGGATGCTCGGTGACACCTACAGTGGTACAGGTGTACGTGAGGACAAAAAGCTTATCACTGGGCTCGAATCTCCGTTTGGTCCCGTACGTATTCAAATGTAG